The following proteins are co-located in the Nymphalis io chromosome 27, ilAglIoxx1.1, whole genome shotgun sequence genome:
- the LOC126778840 gene encoding fatty acyl-CoA reductase wat-like, translated as MAAVDVTTIGSANFSTIKTDLKHREGTNTDKNIENYSNGYNNFDENGVDINMNKSEKISEIQEFYNGKNILITGATGFLGKILMEKLLRCCPGVENLYLLVRQKRGKDIYTRIEEMFEDPVFNRLKEEVPKFRHKIVAIPADCEAAGLGLNISDRQTLIEKVHVIFHAAATVKFDEHLRAALITNVQASLYLLQLAKDMKGLKVFMHISTAYSNSHLTHVEEKFYPCESESEKLHNMINKLTDEQINDILPIILDKWPNTYTFTKALAEKELRRNSKNVPLGIFRPAIVSSTVREPLKCWLDNMYGPTGAAVGTVTGMLRSMQCDASVTADIVPVDSAVNCLMVAAHDVHKQFKNSSLLEPPIFNYVSSVENRITWGDFTNLNLATIDKHPFSNAVWYVSLTLNKSAVMHQIYIFFLHLLPAALVDGLALCIGKKPKMLKVYRKIHKFSSVLRYFCTREITFCNRRTRELWENTSVLDKQIFPFSMSDVDWNDYFEDYLAGIRRYLFKDSDETIPQARIKWKRLYYLHQIVRFIFLMFGIYVLWSIFTRIF; from the exons atggCTGCCGTTGATGTGACAACTATCGGGAGCGCAAACTTCAGCACAATAAAAACGGACCTAAAACATAGAGAGGGAACGAATACTGACAAAAATATCGAGAACTACAGCAATGGATACaataattttgatgaaaatgGCGTTGACATTAATATGAATAAGTCTGAAAAAATATCGGAGATTCAAGAATTTTATAAtggaaagaatattttaattacgggTGCTACAG ggTTCCTCGGTAAGATCCTCATGGAAAAACTCCTGAGATGCTGTCCAGGCGTTGAAAATCTTTATCTACTGGTCAGACAAAAACGCGGGAAGGACATATACACGAGAATCGAAGAGATGTTCGAGGACCCG GTTTTCAATCGTCTTAAAGAAGAAGTGCCGAAGTTCCGACACAAAATCGTCGCCATACCAGCGGACTGTGAGGCTGCGGGCCTAGGACTAAACATCAGTGACAGACAGACGCTCATCGAAAAA GTCCACGTGATATTCCACGCAGCGGCCACGGTAAAGTTTGATGAGCACCTGCGCGCTGCGTTGATTACAAACGTTCaagcgtcgctgtacttgctacAACTAGCCAAAGATATGAAGGGCTTGAAg GTCTTCATGCACATATCAACGGCGTATTCAAACTCTCACCTGACCCACGTCGAGGAGAAATTCTATCCTTGCGAGTCTGAAAGCGAGAAACTGCACAATATGATCAACAAACTAACGGATGAgcaaattaatgatattttgccaat tATTTTAGACAAATGGCCCAACACCTACACATTTACCAAAGCGTTGGCGGAAAAGGAATTGAGGCGGAACTCCAAAAATGTGCCATTAGGAATATTTAGACCGGCCAtcg tatCATCAACTGTCAGAGAGCCTCTGAAATGTTGGTTGGACAACATGTATGGACCGACTGGTGCTGCTGTTGGTACTG TAACTGGGATGCTGAGGTCAATGCAGTGTGATGCATCCGTTACAGCCGACATAGTGCCCGTTGATTCAGCTGTCAATTGTCTCATGGTTGCTGCTCATGACGTCCACAAGCAATTTAAAAACAG ctCATTATTAGAACcaccaatatttaattatgtaagttCAGTGGAGAATCGAATAACTTGGGGCGACTTCACGAACTTAAACTTGGCGACGATTGATAAACATCCTTTCTCAAATGCTGTCTg GTACGTCTCCTTGACTCTAAACAAATCGGCTGTAatgcatcaaatatatatatttttccttcaTTTATTACCCGCGGCGCTGGTCGACGGATTAGCTTTATGTATTGGAAAGAAACCTAA AATGTTAAAAGTTTACAGAAAGATACATAAATTCTCTTCGGTACTGAGGTATTTCTGCACGAGAGAAATAACTTTCTGCAATCGAAGGACCAGAGAACTTTGGGAGAATACTTCAGTTTTGGACAAacag ATATTCCCATTTAGTATGAGCGATGTAGATTGGAATGATTATTTCGAAGATTACCTTGCCGGTATCCGACGATACCTGTTCAAAGATAGCGACGAAACGATACCGCAGGCCCGCATTAAATGGAAAAG ATTATACTATCTCCATCAGATAGTTCGATTCATTTTCCTGATGTTTGGGATTTACGTCCTCTGGTCTATATTTACacgaatattttaa